The following are from one region of the Oreochromis aureus strain Israel breed Guangdong linkage group 1, ZZ_aureus, whole genome shotgun sequence genome:
- the LOC116324017 gene encoding kinesin-like protein KIF23 isoform X4, whose translation MQRPGKGKTPRRPGPKKASNTERDPVGVYCRIRPLGSEDEECCVEMISSTTIQLHAPDGLKANRNGEYKETQYSFKKVFGINTTQLELFEDVAKPLVEDLIHCKNGLLFTYGVTGSGKTFTMTGSPGEGGLLPRSLDMIFNSIGPFQAKRFVFKPDDKNAMEIQSQVDALLERQKRDSQQAVPKTPSSRQKPDPEFADMISPDEACKSENVDEDGCYSVFVSYIEIYNNYIYDLLEDAPYDPIRPKWLGGSTPVRSNEPPQSKILREDQNHNMYVAGCTEVEVKSTEEAFEVFWKGQKKRRIANTQLNRESSRSHSVFTIKLAQAPLDADGDHILQDKNQVNVSQLCLVDLAGSERTNRTRAEGSRLREAGNINQSLMTLRTCMEVLRENQMCGTNKMVPYRDSKVTHLFKNYFDGEGKVRMIVCVNPNADDYEETVLVMRFAEMTQEVEVARPVDRPICGLAPGRRHRNQAFRDELSRRLEERGGPSNAVDDRVLMTQLIESLPDLPTCELVDPADDQTLPRLIEVLERRHQIRQMMTEQFNKTANTVKSMLQQFDSQLSAKDYFLHDQQSKLNEKDKVILSQKTEIERLEKKSKTLEYKIDILQKTTDMYEQDKRALQQELETREQRLQSELSERKRMEQRMQGVVTDTRLKWEKECERRVNAKQLEMQNKLWVKDEKLKQLKAIVTESSSGGSAPTERPEKPERPSRERDRNIQQKRSPSPLPDFSQTPSHQNKARVRVFQDPTSTPSSSDYPSVASSISRWEQRFPVDSDSQNRFTGTPQCRSRTPAPCHSTSSVGHRRGQRRAPGTEVPATTLVYGLDLEAGTRKALPVHPKHRRSHSAGGEKWVDHKPPSNLELDTVMQPIIPNAIKVSTPSEKALSKCHKYVLRHQELASDGEIETKLIKGNVFKTRSGGQTVQFTDIETLKQECPLAPSRKRRSGSAEGPAEVEDIENRAPVASTNSSHGYQKRRKP comes from the exons ATGCAAAGACCGGG CAAAGGGAAGACGCCTCGGAGGCCTGGGCCAAAGAAGGCgtccaacacagagagagatcCTGTGGGA GTGTACTGCCGTATACGGCCCCTTGGATCAGAGGATGAGGAATGCTGTGTTGAGATGATCAGCAGCACCACCATTCAGCTGCATGCTCCTGATGGCCTTAAAGCTAACCGAAATGGGGAATACAAGGAG ACACAGTACTCCTTTAAGAAAGTATTCGGTATTAACACCACTCAGTTGGAGTTGTTTGAGGATGTTGCCAAGCCGCTGGTAGAGGATCTAATTCACTGTAAAAATG GTCTGCTGTTTACGTATGGTGTTACTGGAAGTGGTAAGACCTTCACTATGACTGGCTCACCTGGGGAAGGTGGTCTTCTCCCCCGTTCTCTAGACATGATCTTCAACAGCATCGGACCCTTTCAGGCTAAAAGATTT GTGTTCAAACCAGATGATAAAAATGCCATGGAGATCCAGAGTCAAGTTGATGCTCTCCTCGAGAGGCAGAAGCGAGACAGTCAGCAGGCAGTTCCCAAAACGCCGTCTTCTAG gcAGAAGCCTGACCCTGAATTTGCAGATATGATCAGTCCAGATGAGGCCTGTAAATCGGAGAATGTGGATGAAGACGGTTGTTACAGCGTGTTTGTTTCCTACATCGAGATCTACAACAACTATATCTACGATCTCCTTGAAGATGCTCCGTATGACCCGATCAGACCAAA GTGGCTCGGTGGAAGCACGCCTGTGCGGAGCAATGA ACCACCTCAATCTAAGATTCTACGAGAAGATCAGAATCATAACATGTATGTGGCTGGCTGCACAGAGGTGGAGGTAAAATCAACAGAGGAAGCTTTTGAAGTCTTCTGGAAGG gacaaaagaagaggaggatagCCAACACTCAGCTCAACCGTGAATCCAGCCGCTCCCACAGTGTCTTCACAATAAAACTGGCCCAGGCACCACTAGATGCTGATGGGGACCACATACTGCAG GACAAAAACCAGGTAAATGTGAGCCAGCTGTGTCTGGTTGACCTGGCCGGCAGTGAGCGCACTAACAGGACCAGAGCAGAGGGAAGCCGTCTCCGTGAAGcgg GAAATATTAACCAGTCCCTGATGACGCTGCGCACGTGTATGGAAGTCCTGCGTGAAAATCAGATGTGTGGAACTAATAAG atgGTGCCATACAGAGACTCTAAAGTTACCCATCTATTTAAAAACTACTTTGATGGGGAGGGAAAAGTCAGGATGATTGTTTGTGTCAACCCAAATGCTGATGATTATGAAGAGACTGTG CTGGTGATGCGCTTTGCAGAAATGACCCAAGAGGTAGAAGTGGCACGGCCGGTTGACCGTCCAATCTGTGGCCTTGCTCCTGGACGCAGGCACAGAAACCAGGCTTTCAGAGACGAGCTCTCACGTCGTCTGGAAGAACGAGGAGGCCCTAGCAATGCTG TAGATGACCGAGTTCTGATGACTCAGCTTATAGAAAGCCTACCAGATTTACCTACTTGCGAGCTGGTGGACCCAGCTGATGACCAGACGCTGCCCCGCCTGATTGAGGTCCTGGAAAGGAGGCATCAAATCCGACAGATGATGACAGAACAATTCAATAAAACCG CTAATACAGTGAAATCCATGCTGCAGCAGTTTGACAGCCAACTCAGTGCAAAGGATTACTTCCTCCACGATCAACAGAGCAAActgaatgaaaaagacaaagtcATTCTCAGTCAGAAGACAGAGATAGAACGACTGGAGAAAAAGTCCAAAACGTTGGAGTATAAG ATCGATATCCTGCAGAAGACGACGGACATGTACGAGCAGGACAAACGTGCACTTCAGCAGGAGCTGGAGACCCGGGAGCAGAGGCTACAGAGCGAGCTGTCAGAGAGAAAGCGCATGGAGCAGCGCATGCAGGGCGTGGTGACGGACACCAGACTCAAGTGGGAGAAGGAGTGT GAGAGACGGGTGAACGCAAAGCAGCTGGAGATGCAGAACAAGCTGTGGGTAAAGGATGAGAAGCTGAAGCAGCTGAAGGCCATAGTGACGGAGAGCAGCAGCGGTGGCAGCGCTCCCACTGAGCGTCCAGAGAAGCCCGAGAGGCCCTCAAGGGAGAGAGATCGAAACATCCAACAGAAGAGGTCTCCCTCTCCACTTCCT GACTTCAGCCAAACTCCTTCCCACCAAAATAAAGCCAGAGTTAGGGTGTTTCAGGACCCCACCTCCACACCATCCTCCTCTGACTATCCTTCAGTAGCCTCCAGCATCTCTAGGTGGGAGCAGAGGTTCCCTGTAGATTCAGACAGCCAGAATAGGTTCACCGGGACTCCCCAATGCAGGAGCCGGACTCCGGCCCCATGCCACAGCACCAGCAGTGTGGGTCACAGGAGAGGCCAGCGCAGGGCCCCAGGCACTGAGGTCCCTGCCACCACTCTTGTCTATGGACTAGACCTAGAGGCAGGCACAAGG AAGGCTCTTCCAGTTCATCCAAAACACAGGCGTTCACACTCTGCCGGTGGGGAGAAATGGGTAGACCACAAACCACCTTCTAATTTGGAGTTAGACACTGTCATGCAGCCAATCATACCCAATGCAATCAAGGTGTCCACCCCAAGCGAGAAGGCTCTGTCTAAATGCCACAAGTATGTGCTTAGACATCAAGAGCTTGCCTCTGACGGGGAGATCGAAACCAAACTGATTAAG GGCAATGTGTTTAAGACCAGAAGTGGCGGACAAACTGTGCAATTTACAGACATTGAGACTCTCAAACAAGAGTGCCCATTAGCACCAAG TCGCAAAAGGCGATCAGGATCTGCAGAAGGACCAGCTGAAGTGGAGGACATAGAAAACAGG GCTCCAGTGGCTAGCACAAATTCATCCCATGGGTATCAAAA ACGCAGAAAGCCTTAA
- the LOC116324017 gene encoding kinesin-like protein KIF23 isoform X9: MQRPGKGKTPRRPGPKKASNTERDPVGVYCRIRPLGSEDEECCVEMISSTTIQLHAPDGLKANRNGEYKETQYSFKKVFGINTTQLELFEDVAKPLVEDLIHCKNGLLFTYGVTGSGKTFTMTGSPGEGGLLPRSLDMIFNSIGPFQAKRFVFKPDDKNAMEIQSQVDALLERQKRDSQQAVPKTPSSRQKPDPEFADMISPDEACKSENVDEDGCYSVFVSYIEIYNNYIYDLLEDAPYDPIRPKWLGGSTPVRSNEYVPPQSKILREDQNHNMYVAGCTEVEVKSTEEAFEVFWKGQKKRRIANTQLNRESSRSHSVFTIKLAQAPLDADGDHILQDKNQVNVSQLCLVDLAGSERTNRTRAEGSRLREAGNINQSLMTLRTCMEVLRENQMCGTNKMVPYRDSKVTHLFKNYFDGEGKVRMIVCVNPNADDYEETVLVMRFAEMTQEVEVARPVDRPICGLAPGRRHRNQAFRDELSRRLEERGGPSNAVDDRVLMTQLIESLPDLPTCELVDPADDQTLPRLIEVLERRHQIRQMMTEQFNKTANTVKSMLQQFDSQLSAKDYFLHDQQSKLNEKDKVILSQKTEIERLEKKSKTLEYKIDILQKTTDMYEQDKRALQQELETREQRLQSELSERKRMEQRMQGVVTDTRLKWEKECERRVNAKQLEMQNKLWVKDEKLKQLKAIVTESSSGGSAPTERPEKPERPSRERDRNIQQKRSPSPLPGNVFKTRSGGQTVQFTDIETLKQECPLAPSRKRRSGSAEGPAEVEDIENRAPVASTNSSHGYQKRRKP; this comes from the exons ATGCAAAGACCGGG CAAAGGGAAGACGCCTCGGAGGCCTGGGCCAAAGAAGGCgtccaacacagagagagatcCTGTGGGA GTGTACTGCCGTATACGGCCCCTTGGATCAGAGGATGAGGAATGCTGTGTTGAGATGATCAGCAGCACCACCATTCAGCTGCATGCTCCTGATGGCCTTAAAGCTAACCGAAATGGGGAATACAAGGAG ACACAGTACTCCTTTAAGAAAGTATTCGGTATTAACACCACTCAGTTGGAGTTGTTTGAGGATGTTGCCAAGCCGCTGGTAGAGGATCTAATTCACTGTAAAAATG GTCTGCTGTTTACGTATGGTGTTACTGGAAGTGGTAAGACCTTCACTATGACTGGCTCACCTGGGGAAGGTGGTCTTCTCCCCCGTTCTCTAGACATGATCTTCAACAGCATCGGACCCTTTCAGGCTAAAAGATTT GTGTTCAAACCAGATGATAAAAATGCCATGGAGATCCAGAGTCAAGTTGATGCTCTCCTCGAGAGGCAGAAGCGAGACAGTCAGCAGGCAGTTCCCAAAACGCCGTCTTCTAG gcAGAAGCCTGACCCTGAATTTGCAGATATGATCAGTCCAGATGAGGCCTGTAAATCGGAGAATGTGGATGAAGACGGTTGTTACAGCGTGTTTGTTTCCTACATCGAGATCTACAACAACTATATCTACGATCTCCTTGAAGATGCTCCGTATGACCCGATCAGACCAAA GTGGCTCGGTGGAAGCACGCCTGTGCGGAGCAATGAGTATGT ACCACCTCAATCTAAGATTCTACGAGAAGATCAGAATCATAACATGTATGTGGCTGGCTGCACAGAGGTGGAGGTAAAATCAACAGAGGAAGCTTTTGAAGTCTTCTGGAAGG gacaaaagaagaggaggatagCCAACACTCAGCTCAACCGTGAATCCAGCCGCTCCCACAGTGTCTTCACAATAAAACTGGCCCAGGCACCACTAGATGCTGATGGGGACCACATACTGCAG GACAAAAACCAGGTAAATGTGAGCCAGCTGTGTCTGGTTGACCTGGCCGGCAGTGAGCGCACTAACAGGACCAGAGCAGAGGGAAGCCGTCTCCGTGAAGcgg GAAATATTAACCAGTCCCTGATGACGCTGCGCACGTGTATGGAAGTCCTGCGTGAAAATCAGATGTGTGGAACTAATAAG atgGTGCCATACAGAGACTCTAAAGTTACCCATCTATTTAAAAACTACTTTGATGGGGAGGGAAAAGTCAGGATGATTGTTTGTGTCAACCCAAATGCTGATGATTATGAAGAGACTGTG CTGGTGATGCGCTTTGCAGAAATGACCCAAGAGGTAGAAGTGGCACGGCCGGTTGACCGTCCAATCTGTGGCCTTGCTCCTGGACGCAGGCACAGAAACCAGGCTTTCAGAGACGAGCTCTCACGTCGTCTGGAAGAACGAGGAGGCCCTAGCAATGCTG TAGATGACCGAGTTCTGATGACTCAGCTTATAGAAAGCCTACCAGATTTACCTACTTGCGAGCTGGTGGACCCAGCTGATGACCAGACGCTGCCCCGCCTGATTGAGGTCCTGGAAAGGAGGCATCAAATCCGACAGATGATGACAGAACAATTCAATAAAACCG CTAATACAGTGAAATCCATGCTGCAGCAGTTTGACAGCCAACTCAGTGCAAAGGATTACTTCCTCCACGATCAACAGAGCAAActgaatgaaaaagacaaagtcATTCTCAGTCAGAAGACAGAGATAGAACGACTGGAGAAAAAGTCCAAAACGTTGGAGTATAAG ATCGATATCCTGCAGAAGACGACGGACATGTACGAGCAGGACAAACGTGCACTTCAGCAGGAGCTGGAGACCCGGGAGCAGAGGCTACAGAGCGAGCTGTCAGAGAGAAAGCGCATGGAGCAGCGCATGCAGGGCGTGGTGACGGACACCAGACTCAAGTGGGAGAAGGAGTGT GAGAGACGGGTGAACGCAAAGCAGCTGGAGATGCAGAACAAGCTGTGGGTAAAGGATGAGAAGCTGAAGCAGCTGAAGGCCATAGTGACGGAGAGCAGCAGCGGTGGCAGCGCTCCCACTGAGCGTCCAGAGAAGCCCGAGAGGCCCTCAAGGGAGAGAGATCGAAACATCCAACAGAAGAGGTCTCCCTCTCCACTTCCT GGCAATGTGTTTAAGACCAGAAGTGGCGGACAAACTGTGCAATTTACAGACATTGAGACTCTCAAACAAGAGTGCCCATTAGCACCAAG TCGCAAAAGGCGATCAGGATCTGCAGAAGGACCAGCTGAAGTGGAGGACATAGAAAACAGG GCTCCAGTGGCTAGCACAAATTCATCCCATGGGTATCAAAA ACGCAGAAAGCCTTAA
- the LOC116324017 gene encoding kinesin-like protein KIF23 isoform X5 yields MQRPGKGKTPRRPGPKKASNTERDPVGVYCRIRPLGSEDEECCVEMISSTTIQLHAPDGLKANRNGEYKETQYSFKKVFGINTTQLELFEDVAKPLVEDLIHCKNGLLFTYGVTGSGKTFTMTGSPGEGGLLPRSLDMIFNSIGPFQAKRFVFKPDDKNAMEIQSQVDALLERQKRDSQQAVPKTPSSRQKPDPEFADMISPDEACKSENVDEDGCYSVFVSYIEIYNNYIYDLLEDAPYDPIRPKPPQSKILREDQNHNMYVAGCTEVEVKSTEEAFEVFWKGQKKRRIANTQLNRESSRSHSVFTIKLAQAPLDADGDHILQDKNQVNVSQLCLVDLAGSERTNRTRAEGSRLREAGNINQSLMTLRTCMEVLRENQMCGTNKMVPYRDSKVTHLFKNYFDGEGKVRMIVCVNPNADDYEETVLVMRFAEMTQEVEVARPVDRPICGLAPGRRHRNQAFRDELSRRLEERGGPSNAVDDRVLMTQLIESLPDLPTCELVDPADDQTLPRLIEVLERRHQIRQMMTEQFNKTANTVKSMLQQFDSQLSAKDYFLHDQQSKLNEKDKVILSQKTEIERLEKKSKTLEYKIDILQKTTDMYEQDKRALQQELETREQRLQSELSERKRMEQRMQGVVTDTRLKWEKECERRVNAKQLEMQNKLWVKDEKLKQLKAIVTESSSGGSAPTERPEKPERPSRERDRNIQQKRSPSPLPDFSQTPSHQNKARVRVFQDPTSTPSSSDYPSVASSISRWEQRFPVDSDSQNRFTGTPQCRSRTPAPCHSTSSVGHRRGQRRAPGTEVPATTLVYGLDLEAGTRKALPVHPKHRRSHSAGGEKWVDHKPPSNLELDTVMQPIIPNAIKVSTPSEKALSKCHKYVLRHQELASDGEIETKLIKGNVFKTRSGGQTVQFTDIETLKQECPLAPSRKRRSGSAEGPAEVEDIENRAPVASTNSSHGYQKRRKP; encoded by the exons ATGCAAAGACCGGG CAAAGGGAAGACGCCTCGGAGGCCTGGGCCAAAGAAGGCgtccaacacagagagagatcCTGTGGGA GTGTACTGCCGTATACGGCCCCTTGGATCAGAGGATGAGGAATGCTGTGTTGAGATGATCAGCAGCACCACCATTCAGCTGCATGCTCCTGATGGCCTTAAAGCTAACCGAAATGGGGAATACAAGGAG ACACAGTACTCCTTTAAGAAAGTATTCGGTATTAACACCACTCAGTTGGAGTTGTTTGAGGATGTTGCCAAGCCGCTGGTAGAGGATCTAATTCACTGTAAAAATG GTCTGCTGTTTACGTATGGTGTTACTGGAAGTGGTAAGACCTTCACTATGACTGGCTCACCTGGGGAAGGTGGTCTTCTCCCCCGTTCTCTAGACATGATCTTCAACAGCATCGGACCCTTTCAGGCTAAAAGATTT GTGTTCAAACCAGATGATAAAAATGCCATGGAGATCCAGAGTCAAGTTGATGCTCTCCTCGAGAGGCAGAAGCGAGACAGTCAGCAGGCAGTTCCCAAAACGCCGTCTTCTAG gcAGAAGCCTGACCCTGAATTTGCAGATATGATCAGTCCAGATGAGGCCTGTAAATCGGAGAATGTGGATGAAGACGGTTGTTACAGCGTGTTTGTTTCCTACATCGAGATCTACAACAACTATATCTACGATCTCCTTGAAGATGCTCCGTATGACCCGATCAGACCAAA ACCACCTCAATCTAAGATTCTACGAGAAGATCAGAATCATAACATGTATGTGGCTGGCTGCACAGAGGTGGAGGTAAAATCAACAGAGGAAGCTTTTGAAGTCTTCTGGAAGG gacaaaagaagaggaggatagCCAACACTCAGCTCAACCGTGAATCCAGCCGCTCCCACAGTGTCTTCACAATAAAACTGGCCCAGGCACCACTAGATGCTGATGGGGACCACATACTGCAG GACAAAAACCAGGTAAATGTGAGCCAGCTGTGTCTGGTTGACCTGGCCGGCAGTGAGCGCACTAACAGGACCAGAGCAGAGGGAAGCCGTCTCCGTGAAGcgg GAAATATTAACCAGTCCCTGATGACGCTGCGCACGTGTATGGAAGTCCTGCGTGAAAATCAGATGTGTGGAACTAATAAG atgGTGCCATACAGAGACTCTAAAGTTACCCATCTATTTAAAAACTACTTTGATGGGGAGGGAAAAGTCAGGATGATTGTTTGTGTCAACCCAAATGCTGATGATTATGAAGAGACTGTG CTGGTGATGCGCTTTGCAGAAATGACCCAAGAGGTAGAAGTGGCACGGCCGGTTGACCGTCCAATCTGTGGCCTTGCTCCTGGACGCAGGCACAGAAACCAGGCTTTCAGAGACGAGCTCTCACGTCGTCTGGAAGAACGAGGAGGCCCTAGCAATGCTG TAGATGACCGAGTTCTGATGACTCAGCTTATAGAAAGCCTACCAGATTTACCTACTTGCGAGCTGGTGGACCCAGCTGATGACCAGACGCTGCCCCGCCTGATTGAGGTCCTGGAAAGGAGGCATCAAATCCGACAGATGATGACAGAACAATTCAATAAAACCG CTAATACAGTGAAATCCATGCTGCAGCAGTTTGACAGCCAACTCAGTGCAAAGGATTACTTCCTCCACGATCAACAGAGCAAActgaatgaaaaagacaaagtcATTCTCAGTCAGAAGACAGAGATAGAACGACTGGAGAAAAAGTCCAAAACGTTGGAGTATAAG ATCGATATCCTGCAGAAGACGACGGACATGTACGAGCAGGACAAACGTGCACTTCAGCAGGAGCTGGAGACCCGGGAGCAGAGGCTACAGAGCGAGCTGTCAGAGAGAAAGCGCATGGAGCAGCGCATGCAGGGCGTGGTGACGGACACCAGACTCAAGTGGGAGAAGGAGTGT GAGAGACGGGTGAACGCAAAGCAGCTGGAGATGCAGAACAAGCTGTGGGTAAAGGATGAGAAGCTGAAGCAGCTGAAGGCCATAGTGACGGAGAGCAGCAGCGGTGGCAGCGCTCCCACTGAGCGTCCAGAGAAGCCCGAGAGGCCCTCAAGGGAGAGAGATCGAAACATCCAACAGAAGAGGTCTCCCTCTCCACTTCCT GACTTCAGCCAAACTCCTTCCCACCAAAATAAAGCCAGAGTTAGGGTGTTTCAGGACCCCACCTCCACACCATCCTCCTCTGACTATCCTTCAGTAGCCTCCAGCATCTCTAGGTGGGAGCAGAGGTTCCCTGTAGATTCAGACAGCCAGAATAGGTTCACCGGGACTCCCCAATGCAGGAGCCGGACTCCGGCCCCATGCCACAGCACCAGCAGTGTGGGTCACAGGAGAGGCCAGCGCAGGGCCCCAGGCACTGAGGTCCCTGCCACCACTCTTGTCTATGGACTAGACCTAGAGGCAGGCACAAGG AAGGCTCTTCCAGTTCATCCAAAACACAGGCGTTCACACTCTGCCGGTGGGGAGAAATGGGTAGACCACAAACCACCTTCTAATTTGGAGTTAGACACTGTCATGCAGCCAATCATACCCAATGCAATCAAGGTGTCCACCCCAAGCGAGAAGGCTCTGTCTAAATGCCACAAGTATGTGCTTAGACATCAAGAGCTTGCCTCTGACGGGGAGATCGAAACCAAACTGATTAAG GGCAATGTGTTTAAGACCAGAAGTGGCGGACAAACTGTGCAATTTACAGACATTGAGACTCTCAAACAAGAGTGCCCATTAGCACCAAG TCGCAAAAGGCGATCAGGATCTGCAGAAGGACCAGCTGAAGTGGAGGACATAGAAAACAGG GCTCCAGTGGCTAGCACAAATTCATCCCATGGGTATCAAAA ACGCAGAAAGCCTTAA